Proteins from a genomic interval of Quercus lobata isolate SW786 chromosome 11, ValleyOak3.0 Primary Assembly, whole genome shotgun sequence:
- the LOC115967771 gene encoding cycloartenol-C-24-methyltransferase-like encodes MSKSGVLDFASGLGGNIDKNEVLSAVDQYEKYHVFYGGEEEERKAHYSDMVNKFYDLVTSFYEFGWGESFHFAPRWKGESLRESIKRHEHFLALQLGLKPGQKVLDVGCGIGGPQREISKFSSTSVTGLNINEYQISRGKELNRIAGVEKTCNFVKADFMKMPFPDNSFDAVYAIEATCHAPDAYGCYKEIHRVLKPGQCFAAYEWCLTDSFDPNNQEHQKLKAEIEIGDGLPDIRLTGECLEALKQAGFEVIWEKDLAVDSPVPWYLPFDPSHFSLSSFHLTTVGRFITRNMLKTWNMWDLPQREVNVS; translated from the exons ATGTCGAAGTCAGGAGTATTGGATTTCGCATCGGGTCTCGGTGGAAATATCGACAAAAATGAAGTTCTCTCCGCTGTTGATCA GTATGAGAAGTATCATGTCTTCTATGGAggtgaagaggaagagaggaaagcTCACTACAGTGACATG GTAAATAAATTCTATGATCTTGTTACCAGCTTTTATGAGTTTGGATGGGGGGAGTCTTTTCATTTTGCACCCAG ATGGAAGGGGGAGTCTCTTCGAGAGAGCATCAAGCGACATGAGCACTTCCTTGCTTTACAACTAGGCCTGAAGCCTGGACAAAAG GTGTTGGACGTAGGATGTGGAATTGGTGGACCACAAAGAGAAATTTCTAAATTCAG CTCAACATCAGTCACAGGATTGAACATCAATGAATATCAGATATCAAGGGGAAAG GAACTAAACCGCATTGCTGGAGTGGAGAAAACCTGCAACTTTGTGAAG GCTGACTTCATGAAAATGCCATTTCCTGACAATAGTTTTGATGCAGTATATGCGATTGAAGCTACTTGCCATGCACCGGATGCG TATGGATGCTACAAAGAAATACATAGAGTATTAAAACCTGGACAATGTTTTGCTGCATATGAGTGGTGCTTGACTGATTCTTTTGATCCCAATAACCAAGAACATCAAAAACTAAAG GCAGAAATTGAGATTGGTGATGGCCTTCCTGACATCAGGTTGACCGGAGAATGCCTTGAAGCTCTGAAGCAAGCTGGTTTTGAG GTCATATGGGAGAAAGATCTTGCAGTGGACTCACCTGTCCCCTGGTACTTGCCTTTTGATCCTAGTCACTTCTCACTGAGTAGTTTCCATCTAACCACTGTTGGGCGTTTCATCACAAGAAACATG CTCAAGACCTGGAATATGTGGGACTTGCCCCAAAGGGAAGTCAACGTGTCCTAA